A genomic segment from Haladaptatus sp. R4 encodes:
- a CDS encoding Cdc6/Cdc18 family protein, whose amino-acid sequence MVSDESDDRDPLFRYDDPIFAREELLKIKHIPGSDRIVGRDKHMKQVAEALNPAIFGREPTHLLIFGETGTGKSLISRSVTERVINEAQRDDITVKAAYVDCGEQNTEAGVVKTIGRELNEPTQSNITIPERGLATGDYYRRLWDVLDRCCDVAILILDEIDLLEDDEVLRKLSRAGENQQISDSNIGIVGISNKINFADELGERVKSSFARDELVFPAYDATQLVDILENRRDAFREDVLEGDVIPLTAALAAQEHGDARKAIDILRNAGRIATQSDTVPVTDEHVRQAKKKTEADRFAELIAGAPTQAKTILLALTTLTESEQADEFSTKEIYRRYQQIARGTGLDMLSERRTQEILKEHDFLNVIQSERRGRGRGQGVHAKHRLLEEPDIVKSVLEQDSRISDFLSSID is encoded by the coding sequence ATGGTATCCGATGAGTCAGATGATCGTGATCCACTCTTCCGATACGATGATCCCATTTTCGCTCGGGAAGAACTTTTGAAAATCAAGCATATACCTGGATCGGACCGGATCGTCGGCCGAGATAAGCATATGAAGCAGGTTGCAGAGGCACTTAACCCTGCAATTTTTGGCCGTGAACCGACTCATCTCCTCATCTTCGGTGAAACCGGCACGGGAAAAAGTTTGATCTCGCGAAGTGTGACCGAACGCGTTATCAACGAAGCTCAGCGAGACGATATCACGGTGAAAGCTGCCTACGTGGATTGCGGTGAGCAAAACACCGAAGCTGGTGTCGTCAAAACCATTGGGCGCGAACTTAACGAGCCAACACAAAGCAATATCACGATTCCTGAACGAGGACTTGCAACTGGAGATTACTATCGTCGTCTTTGGGATGTTCTCGACAGATGTTGTGACGTCGCGATTCTCATTCTTGATGAAATCGACCTTCTCGAGGATGATGAGGTCCTTCGAAAACTATCGCGAGCAGGTGAAAATCAACAGATATCTGATTCCAATATCGGTATTGTCGGCATCTCTAACAAGATCAACTTTGCAGATGAGCTCGGTGAGCGCGTTAAATCCAGTTTTGCACGCGACGAACTAGTTTTTCCTGCATACGATGCAACTCAACTCGTCGATATCCTCGAGAATCGTCGTGATGCCTTCCGTGAGGACGTCCTCGAAGGTGACGTCATTCCCCTGACCGCAGCACTCGCAGCTCAGGAACATGGGGACGCCCGCAAAGCAATCGATATTCTTCGAAATGCTGGCCGGATCGCTACTCAATCGGATACTGTGCCCGTAACTGACGAGCACGTTCGCCAAGCGAAGAAAAAGACCGAAGCCGACCGATTTGCCGAGTTGATCGCTGGCGCTCCAACGCAAGCAAAGACGATTCTGTTGGCACTTACTACCCTTACCGAATCCGAACAAGCAGACGAATTCTCTACGAAGGAGATTTATCGACGATATCAACAGATTGCGCGTGGTACCGGTCTTGATATGCTCTCTGAACGCCGTACACAAGAAATTCTGAAAGAGCATGATTTCCTGAATGTGATTCAATCAGAACGTCGGGGACGTGGGCGTGGTCAAGGGGTTCACGCAAAGCACCGTCTCCTCGAAGAACCCGATATAGTCAAATCTGTACTCGAACAAGATTCCCGCATTAGCGATTTTCTCTCGTCGATTGATTGA
- a CDS encoding Cdc6/Cdc18 family protein: MDSGTAQVKTLGEYAAEHGAVAHSRSKARDDPLSVLDEDDPIFANEDLLRIDHIPEHDKIVGRNDQIETVARRLKPTITGGSGKGTLLLGKSGSGKTLVTRYVSREVEERGEANDTRIGRAIIDCAQRRSEVQTVIHLSKSLNDPQKTGITIPHSGIATGAYYDRLWMVIDKLYDAIIVVLDEIDRLAPSDDARNIPPEEADDSKLLMQLSRAGEENDVDASITVVGISNDLKYGDRLDTRVESSFAPDEIVFPAYDANQLGDILYRRRDAYHKGVLSEDVVPLCSAFSAQEHGDARRALDLFRLAGEVARDADSDQVREEHVRAANDDAEVTRVQDLIRGCPTQAKIAIAALAAMDEFTNQSHFKATQMYQIYRVFAKSIGTNVLGQKRITDQLREYETLKIIDMTRTSDGYREGTYLELSLLDEASLLLQSIGLDDQCSRIPIDAQMRQQIVSLVER; this comes from the coding sequence ATGGATTCAGGCACAGCACAGGTGAAAACACTCGGTGAGTATGCAGCCGAGCATGGGGCTGTTGCCCATTCTCGCTCTAAGGCTCGTGATGATCCTCTTTCCGTGCTTGACGAGGATGATCCGATCTTCGCCAACGAAGATTTGCTTCGTATCGACCACATTCCCGAGCATGACAAAATCGTTGGTCGAAACGACCAGATTGAAACCGTCGCTCGGCGACTCAAACCGACGATCACTGGCGGATCCGGAAAAGGAACGCTCCTTCTCGGCAAGTCTGGTTCTGGAAAGACACTTGTCACTCGATACGTAAGTCGGGAAGTCGAAGAGCGTGGTGAAGCGAACGATACCCGGATCGGCCGGGCTATTATCGACTGTGCACAGCGTCGTTCGGAAGTTCAGACCGTTATTCATCTCTCGAAAAGCCTGAACGACCCGCAGAAAACAGGAATTACAATTCCACACTCGGGGATTGCGACGGGAGCGTACTACGACCGCTTGTGGATGGTCATCGACAAACTCTACGATGCGATCATCGTCGTCCTCGACGAAATCGATCGGCTCGCACCGTCAGATGACGCTCGAAACATCCCACCTGAAGAAGCGGACGACAGCAAACTACTCATGCAGCTTTCCCGAGCTGGTGAGGAAAACGACGTTGACGCCAGTATCACCGTCGTCGGCATCAGCAACGATCTCAAATACGGCGACCGATTGGACACCCGCGTGGAGAGTTCGTTTGCTCCCGATGAGATTGTATTCCCAGCGTACGACGCAAACCAACTCGGAGATATTCTATACCGACGTCGCGATGCCTATCACAAAGGCGTCCTTTCGGAGGACGTTGTCCCGTTGTGTTCTGCATTTTCTGCACAGGAACACGGGGATGCACGACGTGCTCTTGATCTCTTTCGACTTGCTGGCGAAGTCGCTCGTGATGCCGATAGCGATCAGGTTCGTGAAGAACACGTCCGAGCTGCGAACGACGACGCTGAAGTTACACGTGTGCAGGATTTGATCCGGGGCTGTCCAACCCAGGCAAAGATCGCGATTGCCGCGCTTGCTGCCATGGATGAATTCACAAACCAATCTCATTTCAAGGCGACCCAGATGTACCAAATCTACCGTGTATTCGCGAAATCGATTGGCACGAATGTCCTTGGTCAAAAGCGTATCACCGATCAACTCCGTGAGTATGAAACGCTGAAAATCATCGATATGACTCGGACGAGTGATGGATACCGTGAAGGAACATACCTGGAACTTTCCCTGCTGGATGAAGCAAGTCTTCTGCTTCAGTCGATCGGACTTGATGATCAGTGTTCTCGTATCCCGATTGACGCTCAAATGCGCCAACAGATTGTTAGCCTCGTGGAACGCTGA
- a CDS encoding rubrerythrin-like domain-containing protein, whose translation MSIFDTIIKRYRSPKPEEPLYECTICGETASAVTSHIVCPECGGKLERIELVHQS comes from the coding sequence ATGTCCATTTTCGACACGATAATCAAGCGGTACCGCTCGCCGAAACCAGAAGAACCACTCTATGAATGCACTATCTGTGGTGAAACAGCATCTGCAGTGACATCACACATCGTCTGTCCCGAGTGCGGAGGAAAACTTGAACGAATAGAGCTTGTTCATCAATCGTAG
- a CDS encoding helix-turn-helix domain-containing protein translates to MREFVFTVEYEKGADEVMDLFIDNPKLKAKTMAVHATTESMWRLDRITGPSEVLEQFDSVIGRVSVCNEVIGMCGAPVFEWNYEILSSSAESRIVYSCRKEGEGVQSIPYVAAKHIGEGVLMQAVRRGSQYQWRLLIDDDDTVRAIYEEVDDGLDEGLTLSVQRLSEPKCWFDDREADLDGLSPEQQAALEAAVEYGYYESPRRNTVQDISKKIGIPNSTLQYRITRAEAWLAQQFVTETLGTEVDQRVDPVDLELSA, encoded by the coding sequence ATGCGTGAGTTCGTCTTCACGGTCGAATACGAGAAGGGTGCCGACGAGGTGATGGATCTGTTCATCGACAATCCGAAGCTCAAAGCGAAGACAATGGCGGTCCACGCGACGACGGAGTCGATGTGGCGGCTCGACCGCATCACCGGTCCGTCCGAAGTACTGGAGCAGTTCGACTCGGTGATTGGTCGCGTGTCCGTCTGTAACGAGGTCATCGGGATGTGTGGTGCGCCTGTGTTCGAGTGGAACTACGAAATTCTCTCCAGTTCGGCGGAGAGCCGCATTGTCTACTCTTGTCGCAAAGAAGGTGAGGGCGTTCAATCGATTCCGTACGTCGCTGCGAAACATATCGGGGAGGGGGTGTTGATGCAGGCGGTCCGTCGGGGGTCGCAGTACCAGTGGCGGTTACTTATCGACGACGACGACACCGTCCGAGCAATCTACGAAGAGGTGGACGACGGCTTGGACGAGGGACTCACGCTCAGTGTCCAACGGCTCAGCGAACCAAAGTGCTGGTTTGACGACAGGGAGGCTGATCTCGACGGACTGTCTCCGGAACAACAGGCAGCGCTGGAAGCCGCCGTCGAATACGGTTACTACGAGTCACCACGTCGAAACACCGTTCAGGATATCTCCAAGAAAATCGGTATTCCGAACTCGACGCTTCAGTATCGGATCACTCGCGCGGAGGCATGGTTGGCTCAGCAGTTCGTCACCGAGACGCTCGGAACCGAGGTTGACCAGCGAGTTGACCCGGTCGACCTTGAACTTAGTGCGTAG
- a CDS encoding MFS transporter: MQSNQSELTHDDSSGDGSPKSENISRFFPYPAALLALTISAFAIGTNEFIIVGLLTPIGTDLGVSVATAGLLVSLYALAVAFGAPVITGLTSRIGRRTLLLSLMGLFVAGNVVAAFAPTYELLVLARILTGFAHGVFFAIGSTIAVDIVREERESSAIAIMFAGLTVATATGVPFGTYIGQNFGWQTTFWAIVLLGVVGFVSSWILVPRDLEHKEQGSFVDQISALTEGQILLVLAMTAIGYGGTFVAFTYLEPILREISGFEPTTVSALLVLYGAGVFVGNLSGGRLSDRFGAVQTLVGLFAVQAVVLAAFTFTASDPTWSIVTVFFLGVVGFANVPPLQTYIVNKAERLAPEAVNVVSGLNIGAFNVGIAVGAYVGGWVTGFNNGLGLIDTPWIGALFVVGGLALTIVSWLLDRQQSASKSSAAVTAD, translated from the coding sequence GTGCAGTCGAACCAATCTGAACTAACACACGACGACTCGTCCGGTGATGGATCACCGAAGAGTGAGAACATATCGCGCTTCTTCCCATATCCGGCAGCACTGCTCGCGCTGACGATTAGTGCCTTTGCCATCGGGACGAACGAATTCATCATCGTTGGCCTCCTGACGCCCATCGGCACCGACCTCGGTGTCAGCGTTGCGACGGCGGGCCTTCTCGTGAGTCTATACGCGCTCGCTGTCGCGTTCGGTGCACCAGTCATTACTGGCTTAACGAGCCGAATCGGTCGGCGGACGCTGCTGCTGAGCTTGATGGGGTTGTTCGTGGCAGGGAACGTCGTCGCGGCGTTCGCCCCAACTTACGAACTGCTCGTACTTGCTCGCATCCTCACGGGCTTCGCCCACGGTGTGTTCTTCGCCATTGGGTCAACCATCGCTGTCGATATCGTTAGGGAGGAACGCGAATCCAGCGCCATCGCGATCATGTTCGCCGGTCTCACCGTTGCCACTGCGACGGGAGTTCCGTTCGGGACCTACATTGGTCAGAATTTCGGGTGGCAAACGACCTTCTGGGCTATCGTCCTCCTCGGCGTAGTCGGCTTCGTTTCCAGCTGGATACTCGTCCCGCGCGATCTCGAACATAAGGAGCAGGGCTCGTTTGTCGATCAAATTTCGGCACTCACCGAAGGCCAAATCCTGCTCGTGCTCGCGATGACCGCCATTGGCTACGGTGGCACGTTCGTCGCGTTCACCTACCTCGAACCGATACTCCGTGAAATCTCGGGGTTCGAACCCACCACCGTGAGTGCCTTGCTTGTCCTCTATGGCGCTGGCGTTTTCGTCGGCAACCTCAGTGGCGGCCGTCTCTCTGACCGCTTCGGCGCGGTGCAGACACTCGTCGGACTGTTCGCCGTGCAAGCAGTCGTCCTCGCAGCGTTCACGTTCACCGCTAGTGACCCGACGTGGAGCATCGTCACGGTGTTCTTCCTTGGGGTCGTCGGCTTCGCGAACGTCCCGCCGCTCCAGACGTATATCGTCAATAAAGCCGAACGGCTCGCCCCCGAAGCGGTAAACGTCGTCTCCGGGCTCAACATCGGCGCGTTCAACGTTGGTATCGCCGTCGGCGCGTACGTCGGTGGTTGGGTCACCGGGTTCAACAACGGTCTCGGACTCATCGATACGCCGTGGATCGGGGCATTATTCGTAGTCGGTGGTCTCGCGCTGACCATCGTCAGTTGGCTACTTGACCGCCAACAGTCTGCCTCGAAGTCGTCGGCTGCCGTTACCGCCGACTAA
- a CDS encoding alpha/beta fold hydrolase, with product MPTDVEPKAGFVFYPGAHVSPDAYLASLAPLVSQAGIAVYVPRMPLGFAVFDPSAANGVVAGHPNIDRWFVGGHSLGGVMACRYASKHRSRVEGLVLFASYCEADVTPNVPTLSVTGSADTVLNRKKYAARRRNLPANATVVEIQGMNHSEFGSYTGQRGDQPAPIGYRTAHDRLADVIVPWTENRLTQPPSLRIREPYLTTKNRHLVHEIRAGYFARGRAG from the coding sequence GTGCCAACCGATGTCGAACCGAAAGCTGGATTCGTATTTTATCCCGGTGCCCATGTCTCTCCAGACGCGTATCTCGCTTCGCTCGCACCGCTCGTTTCGCAGGCCGGCATCGCGGTATACGTTCCACGAATGCCATTGGGTTTCGCAGTGTTCGATCCCAGCGCGGCCAATGGCGTTGTCGCCGGCCACCCGAATATCGACCGCTGGTTCGTTGGTGGCCACTCACTCGGCGGGGTGATGGCGTGTCGCTACGCAAGCAAGCATCGCAGTCGGGTCGAGGGACTCGTCCTCTTCGCCTCTTACTGTGAGGCAGACGTCACGCCGAACGTGCCCACATTGAGCGTCACCGGGAGCGCTGACACGGTGCTCAACCGGAAGAAGTACGCTGCCCGCCGCAGAAATCTCCCGGCAAATGCAACGGTGGTCGAAATTCAGGGGATGAATCATTCAGAGTTCGGCTCCTACACTGGCCAGCGTGGCGACCAACCGGCACCAATTGGATATCGAACAGCCCACGATCGATTGGCAGACGTCATCGTCCCATGGACCGAAAATCGACTTACTCAACCGCCGTCGCTGCGTATTCGGGAGCCATATCTTACGACCAAGAATCGACATCTCGTTCATGAAATTCGGGCTGGGTACTTTGCTCGGGGTCGTGCCGGATAG
- a CDS encoding MDR family MFS transporter, with translation MSETVSDSKDGFLGDLGRERAVILGGLMLGMLLGSIDQSIVSTALPTIVGDLGGSGSLSWIVTAYLITTAVTTPLYGKLSDLYGRSIIYEFSIAVFLIGSALSGLAGDIPVLDQHVSGMAQLAIFRAIQGIGAGGLIAMATTILGDIFSPRERGQYMSYMMLIFGASTIGGPLLGGWLTDNATWRWIFYINIPIGLAAITIIHTQLDLPVPGENHDIDYLGAVLLTIAVGSLMLVTSWGGSKYAWDSNQIYGLAAVAILGTVLFVVQELRANEPIFPVNLLTRRTVAGVDILSFCVGVGMLGGTTYLPVFLQVVLGQSATNSGLLLLPLVGGLMITSALTGQLMTRLGYYKPFTAFGAALAACGYYLLSTMGPSTTQLWSSTFMFVTGLGLGFVMPTLTVAVQNVVDHKNLGVATTSVTFSRSLGSAIGVSVFGAILTNQLSDRITDAVKSGSLSPQSAQALSGAGSNLSPEALKQLPDAAIPVVKMAVANSIDQLFLTGSVIIGFAFLVALVLPSIDLSEEANVEMGGEMGTEVPESAGTSTDGGNDVADMNDGSEIAKMNGGSDIDDMNDRSESVEIDDESKTTDMNDRSDVASTNGGMDATSAHSSSDIASTDDKSDVTNDATSLSDDEKVVDKNLDGADTENVARDIDAVRTVTPPVLQPEQTASVRLDIPNATGRFLVRETAMASTPLVVETNPRPIRTALTDGTLYTVWELDEPTDVSLTYETTVPDTLGDGDSVHFDGTLVTAADSMTINGSETIPVVDDLFERLVVQDEATNQDVTLAADLLERDDLTANQFEHIVDKWLKDQ, from the coding sequence ATGAGTGAGACTGTAAGTGATAGCAAGGACGGTTTCCTCGGTGATCTCGGACGCGAGCGCGCCGTCATCCTCGGCGGTCTCATGCTCGGAATGCTCCTCGGTAGTATCGATCAGTCAATCGTTTCTACCGCCTTACCGACCATCGTTGGCGACCTTGGAGGCTCCGGGAGTCTCTCGTGGATTGTAACCGCCTACCTTATCACGACTGCGGTGACGACGCCGCTCTACGGGAAGCTCTCTGACCTCTACGGTCGAAGCATCATCTATGAGTTCTCGATTGCCGTATTCCTCATTGGAAGCGCGCTTTCCGGGCTCGCGGGCGACATTCCTGTCCTCGATCAGCACGTCAGCGGGATGGCGCAACTCGCCATTTTCCGCGCGATTCAAGGTATCGGTGCAGGCGGACTCATCGCTATGGCGACGACCATCCTCGGTGACATTTTCAGCCCGCGTGAACGCGGTCAGTACATGAGCTACATGATGCTTATCTTCGGAGCATCGACCATCGGCGGTCCACTCCTCGGTGGCTGGCTCACCGATAACGCCACCTGGCGCTGGATCTTTTATATCAACATCCCGATTGGGCTCGCCGCGATCACCATCATCCACACACAGCTTGATCTCCCCGTACCTGGGGAGAACCACGACATTGACTACCTTGGTGCAGTTCTCCTCACTATCGCTGTTGGCTCCCTCATGCTGGTCACCTCGTGGGGGGGGTCGAAGTATGCCTGGGATTCCAACCAGATTTACGGGCTCGCCGCTGTTGCCATTCTTGGAACCGTACTCTTCGTTGTACAGGAGCTACGCGCGAACGAGCCCATCTTCCCCGTAAACCTTCTTACGCGGCGGACTGTTGCGGGCGTCGATATCCTGAGTTTCTGTGTTGGGGTCGGGATGCTCGGCGGTACCACTTACCTCCCCGTCTTCCTCCAGGTCGTTCTCGGGCAGTCTGCAACGAACTCCGGACTGTTGTTGCTTCCGCTTGTCGGTGGACTCATGATCACGAGTGCTCTGACCGGCCAGCTCATGACTCGTCTCGGGTATTACAAGCCCTTCACGGCCTTCGGCGCCGCGCTGGCCGCGTGCGGATACTACCTCCTCTCGACGATGGGTCCGAGCACCACCCAACTCTGGTCGAGCACTTTCATGTTCGTCACCGGACTCGGCCTCGGCTTCGTCATGCCGACGCTCACCGTCGCCGTTCAGAACGTCGTTGACCACAAGAACCTCGGCGTCGCCACGACGTCTGTGACCTTCAGCCGGAGTCTCGGGAGTGCTATCGGCGTCTCCGTCTTCGGCGCAATCCTCACGAACCAGCTCTCGGATCGTATCACTGACGCGGTTAAATCTGGCAGTCTCAGTCCACAGTCTGCGCAGGCCCTTTCTGGCGCGGGCTCGAACCTCAGCCCAGAAGCCCTGAAGCAACTACCGGACGCTGCCATCCCTGTCGTGAAGATGGCTGTGGCGAACAGCATCGACCAGCTTTTCCTCACTGGCTCAGTGATCATCGGATTCGCATTCCTCGTCGCACTCGTCCTCCCTAGCATTGACCTCAGCGAAGAGGCGAACGTTGAGATGGGCGGAGAGATGGGTACCGAGGTGCCCGAGAGTGCGGGCACTAGTACCGACGGCGGAAACGACGTTGCCGACATGAACGACGGAAGTGAAATTGCCAAGATGAACGGCGGAAGCGACATAGACGACATGAATGACAGAAGTGAAAGTGTCGAGATAGACGACGAAAGTAAAACCACCGACATGAACGACAGGAGTGACGTTGCGAGTACCAATGGTGGCATGGACGCTACCAGCGCCCACAGTAGCAGCGACATCGCCAGTACTGACGACAAATCTGACGTCACCAACGACGCCACCTCCCTCTCTGACGATGAGAAGGTAGTCGATAAGAACCTCGATGGAGCGGATACCGAGAATGTCGCGCGTGACATCGACGCGGTCCGGACGGTCACACCGCCGGTCCTCCAGCCAGAACAGACAGCGAGCGTTCGGCTCGACATCCCCAACGCGACCGGACGCTTCCTCGTCCGAGAGACGGCAATGGCCAGTACGCCCCTCGTCGTCGAAACTAACCCCAGACCCATTCGCACTGCTCTTACCGACGGCACGCTCTACACTGTGTGGGAGTTAGATGAACCGACTGACGTCTCACTTACCTACGAGACGACGGTACCCGACACACTCGGAGACGGTGACAGCGTCCACTTCGACGGCACGCTCGTCACTGCTGCAGACTCGATGACAATAAACGGATCTGAGACGATCCCTGTCGTCGATGATCTCTTCGAGCGTCTCGTCGTTCAGGACGAAGCCACAAATCAGGACGTGACACTCGCTGCCGACCTTCTCGAACGCGATGACCTGACAGCCAACCAGTTCGAACACATCGTCGACAAATGGCTCAAGGACCAATGA
- a CDS encoding TetR/AcrR family transcriptional regulator → MSGKHTDADDDSPFPEDPSDTRTAIMKATFKALCKHGYADLTIKRISEEFPMSKSLLYHHYDGKDELLLEFLGYLLERSEEQDFPVTTEDDPEARLYSFIEHTTTMSEKAQKSSFRNALVEMRAQAAHDENYRTHFTRTRVHLVEHLTEILVEGIEVGVFREDITPDSVAEFLVTVAHGSKFDQATTDDPILEMTHAEVERYIESCLLRTP, encoded by the coding sequence ATGTCCGGGAAACACACCGACGCGGATGATGACTCCCCGTTTCCGGAGGACCCCTCAGACACTCGAACGGCGATCATGAAAGCGACGTTTAAGGCACTCTGCAAGCACGGATACGCCGATCTCACGATCAAACGGATTAGTGAGGAGTTCCCAATGTCGAAGTCGCTGCTCTACCACCACTACGACGGGAAGGACGAACTCCTCCTCGAATTTCTCGGCTATCTGCTTGAACGGTCCGAAGAACAGGATTTTCCCGTGACAACCGAGGACGACCCGGAGGCACGTCTCTACTCGTTCATCGAGCATACCACTACTATGTCCGAAAAGGCGCAGAAATCGAGCTTCAGGAACGCCCTCGTCGAAATGCGGGCGCAGGCTGCCCACGATGAGAACTACCGCACACACTTTACGCGCACACGCGTTCATTTAGTAGAACACCTCACTGAGATTCTCGTTGAAGGTATCGAAGTGGGTGTTTTCCGTGAGGACATCACCCCCGACTCGGTCGCCGAATTCTTGGTAACCGTTGCGCACGGTTCGAAGTTCGACCAAGCGACAACGGACGACCCAATACTGGAGATGACGCATGCTGAAGTCGAACGCTACATAGAGTCCTGTCTCCTTCGAACTCCATAG
- a CDS encoding aldo/keto reductase, giving the protein MDSVRLGSTGLRVSEFCLGTAMFGREMGDHLAATPEESHAILDAFADAGGNFIDTANTYADGRSEEIIGEWLNERDREEFVIASKAYWNRISPLNENLSRPALRTELEGTLDRLDTSYLDIYYIHRWDDDTPIAETLSTLDDFVHEGKVNYLGISTAAAWKLTKALWTSDVEGLERFEVAQPKFNAAYREDVQSYLDVTVDQTLAVVPYSPLEGGFLTGKYERDQDAPEGSRGAISEWDGFEKRQWAVLDTVKAVAEECDTDPAVVALRWLADHNRVTTPILGARTREQIEENLQAVTCTLTDNQRDRISDAYFEARQRE; this is encoded by the coding sequence ATGGATAGCGTCCGATTGGGATCCACAGGGCTCCGTGTGTCTGAGTTTTGCTTGGGAACCGCAATGTTCGGCCGGGAGATGGGCGATCATCTCGCTGCGACACCCGAGGAATCACATGCGATTCTGGATGCATTCGCCGATGCTGGTGGGAATTTCATCGATACGGCGAATACGTATGCAGATGGGCGAAGTGAGGAGATCATTGGTGAATGGCTCAACGAACGAGACCGCGAAGAGTTCGTCATCGCATCGAAAGCATACTGGAACCGGATCAGCCCACTGAACGAGAATCTCTCCCGACCCGCACTCCGAACTGAACTTGAGGGGACGCTCGACCGACTCGATACGTCGTATCTCGATATCTACTACATCCATCGCTGGGACGACGACACGCCTATTGCGGAAACCCTCTCGACACTGGATGACTTCGTACACGAAGGGAAAGTCAACTATCTCGGTATCTCGACTGCGGCGGCGTGGAAACTCACGAAAGCCCTCTGGACGAGCGACGTTGAAGGGCTTGAGCGCTTCGAGGTGGCTCAACCGAAGTTCAACGCAGCGTATCGAGAGGACGTCCAAAGCTATCTTGATGTAACGGTCGACCAAACCCTCGCAGTGGTTCCATACTCTCCCCTCGAAGGAGGGTTCCTCACCGGAAAATATGAACGCGATCAGGACGCACCGGAAGGATCACGCGGTGCAATCTCCGAGTGGGATGGGTTCGAGAAGCGTCAATGGGCCGTACTTGACACCGTGAAAGCAGTAGCCGAGGAGTGTGATACTGATCCTGCCGTCGTGGCACTTCGTTGGCTTGCAGATCACAACAGAGTCACTACCCCTATCCTTGGTGCACGAACTCGTGAGCAGATCGAAGAAAACTTACAGGCCGTTACCTGCACACTCACCGACAACCAACGTGACCGCATCTCAGACGCATATTTCGAGGCCAGGCAGCGCGAATAG
- a CDS encoding DUF1059 domain-containing protein, translated as MPRQFSCVVEGCDFTAEGVTEEEVLEQVQEHANAEHPDVDVEESMVRENIE; from the coding sequence ATGCCACGACAATTCAGTTGTGTGGTCGAGGGATGTGACTTCACCGCGGAAGGAGTCACTGAAGAAGAGGTGCTTGAGCAAGTCCAAGAACATGCGAATGCTGAACATCCGGACGTCGACGTGGAAGAAAGCATGGTTCGAGAAAACATAGAGTAG